In one Nostoc sp. KVJ3 genomic region, the following are encoded:
- a CDS encoding phasin family protein, with protein MDNSNWLQQLMMVGLGTTSLVAEKLRQVSDDLVKDGKLNPEQAKAVIDDLAQQLKSEQGNWDVQMQRQMRNMMQDLGVARQSEVDELRGRIDRLERQLRDLENKLWR; from the coding sequence ATGGACAATAGCAATTGGTTGCAACAGCTAATGATGGTGGGTCTGGGCACAACGTCTTTAGTTGCAGAAAAACTGCGCCAAGTTAGCGATGACTTGGTTAAAGATGGTAAGCTCAATCCTGAGCAAGCCAAGGCAGTGATAGACGATCTTGCCCAGCAGTTAAAGTCGGAGCAGGGAAACTGGGATGTCCAGATGCAAAGACAAATGCGAAATATGATGCAAGATTTGGGGGTAGCTCGCCAGTCAGAAGTGGATGAACTGCGGGGTAGAATTGACCGTTTAGAGCGTCAATTGCGCGATTTAGAAAATAAGCTTTGGCGTTAA
- the serA gene encoding phosphoglycerate dehydrogenase, which produces MSKVLVSDSIDQAGIDILSQVATVDVKLGLKPAQLLEIIGEYDALMIRSSTRVTQEIIEAGTQLKIIGRAGVGVDNVDVPAATRRGIVVVNSPEGNTIAAAEHALAMILALSRHIPDANASVKRGAWDRNSFVGAEVYKKTLGVVGLGKIGSHVAAVAKTMGMKLLAYDPFISTERAEQLGCQLVELDLLFQQADYITLHIPKTPETTHLINATTLAKMKPTARIINCARGGIIDEVALAAALKAGKIGGAALDVFESEPLGESELRSLGKEVILTPHLGASTAEAQVNVAIDVAEQIRDVLLGLPARSAVNIPGLGPDVLEELKPYMQLAETLGNLVGQLAGGRVEVLNIRLQGELATNKSQPLIVAALKGLLYQALRERVNYVNASIEAKERGIRVIETRDASIRDYAGTLHLEATGTLGTHSVTGALLGEREIHLTDVDGFPINVPPSKYMLFTLHRDMPGIIGKLGSLLGSFNVNIASMQVGRKIVRGDAVMALSIDDPLPEGILDEIIKVPGIRDAYTVTL; this is translated from the coding sequence ATGTCTAAGGTTCTTGTCTCAGATTCTATTGACCAAGCTGGAATTGACATTCTTTCGCAAGTTGCTACCGTTGATGTCAAACTAGGTCTAAAACCAGCCCAACTGCTAGAGATTATTGGTGAGTATGACGCGCTGATGATTCGCTCTAGTACACGCGTCACTCAAGAAATCATTGAAGCCGGCACCCAGCTAAAAATTATCGGTCGTGCTGGTGTGGGTGTGGATAATGTGGATGTTCCCGCAGCCACACGACGGGGAATTGTAGTAGTCAATTCTCCAGAGGGAAATACAATTGCTGCTGCCGAACACGCCCTGGCGATGATTTTGGCTTTGTCTCGCCACATCCCCGATGCTAATGCCTCGGTGAAACGCGGTGCGTGGGATCGCAATAGCTTTGTTGGTGCGGAAGTTTATAAAAAAACCCTCGGCGTTGTCGGTTTGGGTAAAATTGGCTCCCATGTTGCGGCTGTAGCTAAGACAATGGGGATGAAACTTTTAGCTTATGACCCTTTTATTTCTACAGAACGAGCGGAACAACTTGGCTGCCAGTTGGTGGAGCTAGATTTACTCTTCCAACAAGCAGACTACATCACTCTACACATCCCAAAAACCCCAGAAACCACCCACCTAATCAATGCCACAACTCTGGCAAAAATGAAACCCACAGCCCGGATTATCAACTGCGCTCGCGGTGGGATCATTGATGAAGTAGCTTTAGCAGCAGCTCTAAAAGCGGGTAAAATTGGGGGTGCAGCCTTGGATGTGTTCGAGTCAGAACCACTAGGTGAATCGGAATTGCGATCGCTAGGTAAAGAAGTTATCCTCACCCCGCACTTAGGAGCCTCTACCGCCGAAGCTCAAGTAAATGTAGCTATTGATGTTGCTGAACAAATTCGGGATGTCCTTTTAGGACTACCAGCGCGTTCAGCCGTCAACATTCCCGGACTAGGCCCCGATGTGTTGGAAGAACTCAAACCCTATATGCAACTGGCAGAAACTCTAGGTAATCTGGTAGGACAGCTAGCTGGCGGACGGGTCGAAGTACTTAATATTCGACTGCAAGGGGAACTCGCAACTAACAAAAGTCAGCCTTTGATAGTAGCTGCCCTCAAAGGATTACTTTATCAAGCTTTGCGAGAACGGGTAAATTACGTCAATGCCAGCATAGAAGCTAAAGAACGTGGAATTAGAGTGATTGAAACCCGCGATGCTTCCATCAGAGACTATGCTGGAACGCTTCATTTAGAAGCCACGGGTACTTTAGGTACTCACTCTGTCACAGGTGCTTTGCTGGGTGAACGGGAAATCCACCTAACTGATGTTGACGGTTTCCCCATTAACGTCCCACCCAGCAAATATATGCTGTTTACCCTGCACCGCGATATGCCAGGGATTATCGGCAAACTTGGTTCCCTGCTCGGCAGTTTTAATGTGAATATTGCCAGTATGCAAGTAGGTCGTAAAATTGTCCGTGGTGATGCGGTAATGGCTCTGAGTATAGACGATCCTCTACCTGAAGGCATTCTGGATGAGATTATAAAAGTCCCTGGTATTCGGGACGCGTATACAGTAACTCTATGA
- the prmA gene encoding 50S ribosomal protein L11 methyltransferase yields the protein MANTWWELQILCEPDLEDSIFWRLEDFGCRGTASENKGNLSLVRAYLSTIQTQLLDLAALSLWLRQDALCVGISSPSLQWQLIDEEDWATSWKQYWHPQEIGDRFLINPAWLPLPETTERLVIRLDPGVAFGTGNHATTQLCLESLEMRLSGVPQSFVRTGGKHEHLVIADIGCGSGILSIGALLLGAEKVYAVDTDPLAVQSTISNAALNDISSERLLSAQGSVDILTKLLEKPVDGIVCNILAHVIIELVPEMSAIAKPDTWAIFSGILLEQSKAVADALEQNGWVVATLWKRKEWCCLNVRRS from the coding sequence ATGGCAAACACCTGGTGGGAACTACAGATTTTATGTGAGCCAGACCTAGAAGATTCGATCTTTTGGCGACTGGAAGATTTTGGCTGTCGGGGGACAGCTAGTGAAAATAAAGGAAATTTATCTTTAGTCAGGGCTTACTTATCAACCATTCAAACACAGCTACTAGATTTGGCGGCGCTGTCGCTGTGGCTGCGTCAAGATGCTCTGTGTGTAGGAATTTCATCTCCCTCTCTGCAATGGCAGTTAATTGATGAAGAAGATTGGGCAACTAGCTGGAAACAATATTGGCATCCACAAGAAATAGGCGATCGCTTTCTAATTAACCCTGCGTGGCTACCATTACCAGAAACAACGGAACGGTTAGTAATTCGTCTCGACCCTGGCGTAGCATTTGGCACAGGAAACCATGCCACCACTCAGTTATGTTTGGAATCGCTGGAAATGCGGCTGAGTGGAGTTCCTCAGTCATTTGTGAGGACTGGTGGTAAACACGAACATCTGGTAATTGCGGATATTGGTTGTGGTTCTGGTATCCTTTCTATCGGGGCGTTGTTACTGGGAGCAGAGAAAGTCTATGCAGTAGATACTGACCCTTTAGCGGTGCAATCAACTATCAGCAATGCTGCCCTGAATGACATTAGCTCAGAACGTTTACTATCTGCACAGGGAAGCGTAGACATTTTGACAAAACTGCTTGAAAAACCAGTAGACGGTATTGTGTGCAATATTTTGGCTCATGTAATTATTGAATTGGTTCCAGAAATGAGTGCGATCGCTAAACCTGACACTTGGGCAATCTTCAGCGGTATTTTACTAGAACAATCTAAAGCTGTCGCTGACGCTTTAGAACAAAATGGTTGGGTTGTGGCTACCCTATGGAAACGAAAAGAATGGTGTTGCTTGAATGTACGCCGTTCTTAA